DNA sequence from the Glycine soja cultivar W05 chromosome 18, ASM419377v2, whole genome shotgun sequence genome:
AGATGCAAACATTAGCAGGCAAGgcaaaacaagacaacaaaacAGAGGAACTTTCATTCAACCCCAAATTCTCATTTGtcttttgccaaaaaaaaatcgACTTGTGTTTTCATCAGTTAATTTTTCACGTACTGGAGTTTGTTTCTTCCCTGATCGTGTCAATTGTTATGGTTCCTTTGCAACCCACACGACACTTTATTCTGTTTCAGGTTATCAAATTGGTGAGTGTGAAGGCATGTCGGTAACTTGGTTGGCCATGAATCTAAGAGCATGTTTGATTTTCAATTCAACTTGTTATTGCTGTATATGAAATTTTAAGATCAAATCCAATGGTTCACCACAAATTAAACgcaaaataaaaggtaagaatacttttacaaatttcattttatcatcAATGTTCATTTACAATAGATACCCAAACATACACTAAGTCCCGTAGAATCAGGAAATAGAATTCCAATGTGTTTCAACCTCAGCCTATAAAGCTAAACTAGTTGCCAAATGGGAATTTCTGTGaatttaactatatatttaCTCATTTTCTATTTGGTAGCTAGACttatataaaattcatttaataataaatagtgttttaaaaaaaatgtgttaacaAAATTCTTGCATTATTACTATGAAGttctaagaaaatgatgataggtggatattcatttaaaattttataaacacatttgatataagttatttattactattaaaaagaACATTTATGTGTCAccatttaaagaagaaaaaaactttataagaaaataatcttAAGTTTTGTACGCATGTTATTGGATcagtttaaacttaaaaaagttatttaaaaaagtagTTTAAACAAAtacattgaaaaaacaaaaacaaaaacaaaaatacttatttcattaaaaaaaaaaaacttaaacaaataGACCCATTATCAATCCACCAAGCATagttgtgaaaacaaaagtcTGTTAAATATCCCCCTTTCAAGCCCTCTTTTGCGCTTTCATGTGTTGCATCTTGGCAATTTAGGTTCATTGCACTGTTACTTTTTCTTTAGTCCGAGTcaatctccctttttcttcatcTGAATCTTGAATTATACGTACGAATCTTTCTTCCTCGTGTTCTTGTCCTCTAAAAAGACCATATAGCATGCTTTAGGCCTTTAGCTATGGCTACTTAGCGCAAAGTTTGTTGAAATGGTATGCTTGAATGGCATGCAGTGCACTATTGACGACACTATATTGGTAGGTGTGCAAAGCAATTTTGTTTAAGATGAGGAGGGTGGACCTGACAATTGGGCATGTCATTTTGTTGTCCAAAACTATCTCACATCTACCCCGTGAAAAAAGTTGTTGTAAGGTCTAGGATTATGTGGTTTTAATTTATCTCTAGGTGacaaatacttatatttttaatttataaaaaaaataattatgtctcATTGAAACTAGTTGGGATTACATAATTCTAAATGATGAAATAATTTTTGTCATGCAATTAATAGGGTTGAGtctaatgaaattaattaattctttataaaaaagattatttataagaattatttCTTACAATCAGGGCCGGTCTAACGATAAATgagacttaaaataaattttgagatAAATGTTTTACTCAGAAAATAATATATGGGTTCTATttgcaaacatatataatttttttctaataaaatgctatcttttttgttttaaaaaacttaaaaacaaatatatttttttggtaaatctaaagattaaactttaatttttttttatccttggaCGGACTCTGCTTACAATGTAACAATCAAGGTTTGaatctctaataaaaaaatacttaatgcGGGATTGTATCTTCAACAAAATTGCctatttttagaaagaaaaaaaatcaacaaaattgcCTATAAAATAAATAGGAAACAAAAATTATCGCCATGCACCTTTTCCGCACATTGTCAACCCACTTGTATTCTTTATAAGCAACATGGACTACTAGGCATGAATGTGACAGGCTTATTGTTCGCTAGTATTTCAATTGAGAATACAGTGGTAAATAATGAAATTGGGGGTGTGTATAGCTAATTCTACTAAACCAAAATCATTGGTCGGGTGACTCAAATTTGATGGGATATACAGTGGTTTTGTTGGTTGAATACATATGCGTTCCCTTAAGTGAAAATGGGAGGACATGATTAAAGAATATGTTGGGATATAGATATCTTTGTTTCTCATTTGCTCTTTGCTGTTTAGTTGCATGATTCTTACAgtgtgtttagggtttagtacatgtgaaaataaaaatttagatgTGTGTTATCTTGaaacatatttcttttatttcatttttgtttcgTATTGGATATTTATCCATTTGTAATAAAAACGCAAGCTAAAATAATCACATAATAATTCAATTATTTGTTTGAAAAGGAAGTGACATTTCgaactacaaaaaaaatgtcaatagtTGTTGAAAATGTTGAAGGGGGAACGTTCCGAAATTCACCTTCGAAGCTTGAAAAAAATGCAAGGAAAAATGTGTATAACTACAACTTTTTTCCTAGGTGTTGTCATAAAGAAGATTCAATGTgtgttaaattatattttttttttcaagtatatAAGTTTAACGAAGGATAAACTTATGTTCTATTTATAAacctaattacaaaatatacttttaaataattaccATGAGGGTCATGTCAAACTTTAAAAACAAGTTTATATCATATAAACTAGTTAAACTAAATTCTTATAAAGTCTGactttactattttattttcatcccaTGAGTAAtagtgattttaattttcatccCTTAAGTAAAAAACATTCAGGAAAGGTGCAAGTAGCAATTTTTGGGATGCAGGAAGCAATTGCCACCcatttaatatttcattaaagCGGCCCACGAATTTTTGAGCTCGTTGTTTAGTGGGTTCCTCACCCAGTCTACTAACTAAATGGGCCTActggttttaattttaaagagaaacaaaaaaaaaagtactataGCTAGGTTTTTCCATTTAATGATTTTGAAgtatttcattttctgtttcatattatttgtttttttaagataatgttTGCTGTTactggttgatttttttttctcctattaTTCACAATCATGCTTCTCCAATGTATCAGAGACAGTTCTTAGATTATAACATCTCAAACAAAACTATTTCTGAATGAGTATCTCAGACAGCCTTTCTCAATGCATGCAGCACAACAGGCAAAGCAGGAGAACTCACTTCAATGAATAGATCCTTATTTCTCAGAGCATCACCAAAATTTAGTTGCCGCAGTATACTTAAGGCAAACCCTTCTCTAGTGATCTCAGCAATCAGGACTTTGTCTTCTTTCATTATTAGCAAATCTCATGAACTCACAATCTGACCAACTATTACAGTGATATCATCAAGCTTTCCACCTGTTacaatagaagaagaaaaaaatgaggtcAGCCACATGTAAGAAAAAGGAAttgttttagaatattttatgACACACCTGTAAGCTTCATTCCAAGAATCTTCTTCCATAAGGGTGGCTCAAAACCCTggaaaattattaagaaaacaaagaaactaGATGGTTATTGCAAATATTGTCATTGGATTATTTTCCTGGTTAATGGTTGCTAATCTTTACACGAATGAGAAAGTGATTTCCCTAATAAGAAGTaatcaaaaaatagaaaattataaaagaatgcATCATTTTCTATAAACAAAGTTATATCTTGTTAAGCAAAGGAAGTCTTAGTTATAATATTCTTTCCTTACCCTAGACCTGGCTTCCAACGAATAGGgagaatcaaaatttgaatccATTGCATGACTGCTTGCCAAGTTAGCTAATGCCTTTGCtagcaacaaaataaatttcaaattagtgaaaaaaatcatatgacCATCAAGATTCATTAAACTGACTAATCAAGAAGACAATACCAGCCTCTGCAACATCTTTGTATCTAACAATGGTTGGAACAATTTCATGATCAAAAACATTATCGAAAAGCCCGTCGGATCCCATGACAATTGTGTCTCCTTGTATCAACTCCACATTGCATACCTGTTTTCCTGCAGAGgttagtaaaagaaaatataatagaagAACCACACTTATCTCAACTGGAACATGAAACTATCCCCTTTGGAAAGTGGTGTATTAAGTTCTGACTCATTAAAGGTAATACATATATTGTCCTTCACCCAAGCCAAAccatcatttttaaaatgatacttACAACACAAATCCTGGAGAGAATACATAATTGTGGACAACAATAAAGGTCCAAAGGAGGCGTCGTGCCCCCCAAAACCAATAGTTTGACTGACATGTGAACTTAAAATGCAATTGTGAGAATACAAATATTGTTATGTAGTACCGGATTATTCTAAGAAgtacttaaattaattatttacagaCATGTTTATGTTAAAGTTGaatagaattgattttgataggATTAATTTTGAACTGTTGAACATGATTACAATGTGTGCCTAAATTAATCTCAACCATAAATTTACATTGAGAATTTGAGAcacatttttaattagaaagTATAAGAATTGATTTTCCAGCGCCAAAAATAGGAATTAGTTATTTGTTTTGTCTGCTTCTTCTCCCCCCCTCTTCCTATTAGGACTATAGGAAAGGGAGAGTTAGTTAAGACAGTTAAGATAATGATTAATTAGGGGGCTAATGAGTGAAATAAATAAGAGGATGTAAGGGGAAAGGATTCATTCTAGCTTGTTTGTATCATCTGTAGTTTGAGCTTTTGAACTTTGTGAAAGGAGAAATTCTTTGTAAAGGCGAAACTCTTGGAGGAAAAATTTCTCTCATATTTTCTGTTCTTTCCATTCAAttcaataaaatgtttttattcttgGTTCCTAACACCCCCTCTCTCTTCACTGAGGCGAGTTCAGGACCAGAAAGAAACACAGGCATGACATGGACTGAGCAATTTGCATATGAAAAAatggttttgttaaaaaaaaataattagaaatctTGCATAGTTTGAAGTGTCAGCAGATAGAGTGGAAGAGGAAAAGAAAGTTAAACAATAGTAGCAATGATTGTGGTACCGCTGCATCAAGGTATGTTTGGCCAACCCTCTCAGAGCTTAGTTGGAATGGGCAGTCAAAGTAGTGCTCTTGTGGAGAAGTGGAAAAAACTACATGACCTGGAAAAAACACAAGGAAATTCAGGTTCTCAACATCAGAGAAGGAATCAAGTGTTCTCAATAAAGAAAAGgctagaaattaaaatacattgagCAAATTGCATTACATCTTTTAGAAAATACTATTATCAGATGAAATATAGCACATGATATTACCATTACGGATGAGTCTTAATCCACAATCTCCAACATTAGCAATCTTCAGAGTTCCATTCTTCTCCAGCATAGCAACGATGCttcttagacaaaagtaaaaatgAGCTAATTAATGGTAGAAACATCTAACAAGCAAGTCAATGTTTGGTCATATTTCTCCAAATTGGCAATCCAGATAAAATAGGATAAACTTACACAGTAGCTGAGCCTGTGGAGAAAGTGGCGGCATGTGCTTTCCTAATAAGAATCTGAGGATCATAGTTCACCTGCTAAATCCATCAATATTCAACATGTTTGTGTTGTTAGCAAACAAGAATACATGCATAGAAGCATTCTTATTGATATGCTGCtcaaaatggaaagaaaaaaaaggtttaaatttGAACAAATGAATGTACTTGGAAACCAAAATAATTCTAATTTAGCAAATTCCTCATCAGAAAGTGTGTTTATGTTATGCTACCTCCTCATCTCCTACAAAATTGGAAGCAT
Encoded proteins:
- the LOC114395011 gene encoding probable protein phosphatase 2C 26 isoform X2; translated protein: MAVCEGEGVLRLKRETMAIPMLRAAMISHSQSQPLIHSISAIYETAKRRKRVVFSSSSSSELNPVIRSEVSFCVGTCLIPHPKKVNTGGEDAFFVSNYNGGVIAVADGVSGWAEEDVDPSLFPRELLANASNFVGDEEVNYDPQILIRKAHAATFSTGSATVIVAMLEKNGTLKIANVGDCGLRLIRNGHVVFSTSPQEHYFDCPFQLSSERVGQTYLDAAVCNVELIQGDTIVMGSDGLFDNVFDHEIVPTIVRYKDVAEAAKALANLASSHAMDSNFDSPYSLEARSRGFEPPLWKKILGMKLTGGKLDDITVIVGQIVSS
- the LOC114395011 gene encoding probable protein phosphatase 2C 26 isoform X1, with translation MAVCEGEGVLRLKRETMAIPMLRAAMISHSQSQPLIHSISAIYETAKRRKRVVFSSSSSSELNPVIRSEVSFCVGTCLIPHPKKVNTGGEDAFFVSNYNGGVIAVADGVSGWAEEDVDPSLFPRELLANASNFVGDEEQVNYDPQILIRKAHAATFSTGSATVIVAMLEKNGTLKIANVGDCGLRLIRNGHVVFSTSPQEHYFDCPFQLSSERVGQTYLDAAVCNVELIQGDTIVMGSDGLFDNVFDHEIVPTIVRYKDVAEAAKALANLASSHAMDSNFDSPYSLEARSRGFEPPLWKKILGMKLTGGKLDDITVIVGQIVSS